Within Micromonospora parathelypteridis, the genomic segment AGCTCCTGGTCGCCGTGGCGGTACCGCAGCGGGATGACGACCCGCGACGCGGCGTCGTCGCTGATCGGCACCGCGACGTCGTCGCCGCTGGGATAGCCGCGAAGCTCCTCATGCAACTCGTACAGGGCCGGGTCGTTGGTTGTCACGGCCTGCTGGTGCAGTCGTTTGAGCAGATGGGCGCGCCACTCAGGCAGGTTGAGGATGCGCGGGGCCATGCCGTCGGGGTGCAGGCTGAGCCGCAGCACGTTGATCGGTGGGGTCAGCAGGTGCGGCTCGGCACCGGCGGTGAACAGGGCAACGGCAGGGTTGGCCTCGACGAGGTGCCAATGCTGGTCGACGAGCACGGCGGGGTACGGGCCGTGTCCGTCGAGGATCTGCCGCACGGCGGCACGTACGGGAGCCAGCTCCGGGTCGTTCAGCTCGCGGCTGGGGTAGGCGGGGGCGTAGCCGGCAGCGAGCAGCATCGTGTTGCGCTCAGCCAGCGGCATGTCGAGCTGCTCGGCCAGCCGCAGGATCAACTCCGGGCTCGGCCGGGATCGCCCGGTCTCCACGAAGCTCAGGTGCCGGGCCGACACGCCCGCCTCGATCGACAGGTCGAGCTGACTCATCCCGCGAGTTCGGCGCCAGTCGCGCAGCAGCTCCCCGACCGGTCGCCCCTGCCTGGTCATTGTCGTCACGCCCCGACCCTAATTGCCGCATCGGAGCAGGGACCTTTACCTGCGACGTAATCGACAACGTGCACAAGCACCCGAAATCATCTTCTCGGAGGCCACGCACAGCCTCCCATCCCGCAAACGAGGAGAGATTCATGGCCGCCGCGTACGCGCTTGCGCACCTGCGCAGAGCACCGATCAACGCCGAAGTGCTGGAATACCTGGAGCGCATCGAGTCGACCCTTACGCCCTTCGGTGGCCGGTTCATCGTCCACGGTGGTGCCGTCGAGGTGCTGGAGGGCAGCTGGCCGGGCGATGTGATCATCATCGAGTTTCCGGACCTGGCCGGGGCCCGCTCCTGGTACCACTCCAGCGCCTACCAGGAGATCAAGCCCTTGCGGGCGAGGCACCTCACCGGCGAGGTGATCCTCGTCGAGGGAGTCGAGGCCGACCACGACTCAGTGCAGATGGCCGCCGAACTCCGTCGAGCCGGGAGCCGGTAGTCAGTCGTTCAGACCAAGCTGGGGATACAGGGCGTCCGGCGCAGGGACCGCTCCTTCCGGGCGCGTGACGCCGGTGGACACACCGAAGTCGCTGTAGCGAAGGGACGCGTTCGGGATCCCGCTGCCGGCTGGGATCAGGAAACCGACCAGCCGGCCGTCGGCGTCCAGCGTCGCGCGGAACGGGTGGCTGCGGACGCTGTCGGGAAACGTGCTTCCTGGAGGGGGACGGAAGTTGATCCCGGTGCCGTCGCGGACCCGGGTCACATCGAACGTCCCGACGATTTCAGAGCCGTCTGCTCGTGCGGTGACGATCGCGTCGATGAGGCGGGCCGAGCCGCCAGGGTCGTTCTTGCCTGGCGCGAAGCTGAGGGCGAAGTCCGACGGCACCCGGGCCGGGTCGAGGGTCATCCATTCGTGGCCGACGCCCGGGAGGTCCAGGTCGGTCTTCAGATAGACGTCATTGTCGATCATCCGGATCTCGATGACGCGGCCGGACATCGAAGCCGTGGTGATGCCGCGCTTCTTGACGTTGTCGGTGTGCGACAGCGTCGTGATTTGACCGGCGAAGTCGACATCGACGCGGAAGCTCGTCTGATCGATGAACGTCGTGCCTGCCCTCAGCAGCTCGATCGCCTTGGCCGTGTCGGCTGCGCCAGCGCT encodes:
- a CDS encoding DUF1330 domain-containing protein — translated: MAAAYALAHLRRAPINAEVLEYLERIESTLTPFGGRFIVHGGAVEVLEGSWPGDVIIIEFPDLAGARSWYHSSAYQEIKPLRARHLTGEVILVEGVEADHDSVQMAAELRRAGSR
- a CDS encoding helix-turn-helix domain-containing protein; this translates as MTRQGRPVGELLRDWRRTRGMSQLDLSIEAGVSARHLSFVETGRSRPSPELILRLAEQLDMPLAERNTMLLAAGYAPAYPSRELNDPELAPVRAAVRQILDGHGPYPAVLVDQHWHLVEANPAVALFTAGAEPHLLTPPINVLRLSLHPDGMAPRILNLPEWRAHLLKRLHQQAVTTNDPALYELHEELRGYPSGDDVAVPISDDAASRVVIPLRYRHGDQELSFFSTTTLFGTPLDVTVSGLAVEAFFPADPATTATLQALAKPAAGTG